Proteins co-encoded in one Prevotella sp. E13-27 genomic window:
- a CDS encoding beta-L-arabinofuranosidase domain-containing protein: protein MKKLILIAFLTSGLMATAMAKDDHTVKSVEKVNVEVPVGNAPRLPYQLWVEYNDGKGEYRQVKWVNSWEATEQAEANPEMNPVGKSYNVRGFIIGDNSTPNGYPVSAKVTVTNGSFKVPSNMPKAETLPLNSVSLNGDNRLTWNRDLDIDQLISLPVKQQLYNYRDTYGFSTDGYPEADGWDSPTTKLKGHGSGHYMSAMAFAFASCQDQKKKDILKRNITEMVNELRHCQEKTFVWNDKLGRYWEARDFAPEEELRQMKGTWADFNRYKQHPELYGYGYLNAIPAQHCALIEMYRAYNNEDWVWAPYYSVHKQLAGLIDIATYIDDKATAEKALLIAKDMGLWVWNRLHYRTFVKSDGNQGERREKPGNRYEMWNMYIAGEVGGMAESLARLSEMTGTKEERTRLLEAATYFDSPAFFDPLAKNIDAIRTRHANQHIPMVTGALRAFRGNNNPYYYNLAENFWTMIQGRYRYAMGGVGNGEMFRQPYSQITSMANNVSTWGGHITPESTINETCCAYNLAKLTKDLNGFNPDDARYMDYYERVLYNQIVGSVNPRRYQTVYQYAVGLNASKPWGNETPQATCCGGTGVENHVKYQEAAYFTSPSPSEEGETPTLWVTLYMPTTAHWAAQGVTIKQECEWPAEKSKIKIVQNNQNSKIIVKLRVPYWATDGFDVKLNGKSIAKHYQPSSYVEIPARKWKDKDVIEVVMPFTKHLDFGPDKMETAPAYEPDGKTEYTPMWTGAFMYGPLVMATTGINNWDEATINVKPDLSDVTLNGAKQGKGYDANLYTMEWNGRMFFPDYASDEHTTHYFRMNIPADPAAISALGSAAANIDRSQLYELLLIAKKRSDEQKAWNAMTVKVPEYAPWAKHGFARLLEQTVKAQTVLNAAEGEYSQEEIDKTAGQLNAVINNMRPGNLAELEDMQELMQLLDKTKKQPDYRSNAATAEAVDFAGMVIRYVSNGSGTLDMIDRAERQLKETNKE from the coding sequence ATGAAGAAACTGATCCTTATCGCCTTTCTCACCTCAGGACTGATGGCCACAGCTATGGCCAAAGATGACCACACAGTGAAGAGTGTGGAGAAGGTGAACGTGGAGGTGCCTGTGGGTAATGCCCCCCGACTGCCCTATCAGCTATGGGTGGAATACAACGACGGCAAGGGAGAATACAGACAGGTGAAATGGGTTAACTCATGGGAAGCCACCGAACAGGCTGAGGCCAACCCTGAGATGAATCCAGTAGGCAAGAGCTATAACGTTCGCGGTTTTATCATTGGTGACAACAGCACGCCTAATGGCTACCCTGTATCTGCAAAGGTGACTGTAACAAACGGAAGCTTCAAGGTGCCATCAAACATGCCCAAGGCAGAGACTCTGCCATTGAACAGCGTTAGTCTGAACGGCGATAACCGTCTGACGTGGAACCGCGACCTCGACATCGACCAGCTTATAAGCCTGCCGGTGAAACAGCAACTCTATAACTATCGCGACACCTATGGTTTCTCTACCGACGGCTATCCTGAGGCCGACGGATGGGACTCACCCACGACGAAGCTGAAAGGTCACGGCTCAGGTCACTACATGAGTGCCATGGCATTTGCCTTCGCCAGCTGTCAGGACCAGAAGAAGAAAGATATCCTGAAAAGGAACATCACGGAGATGGTGAACGAACTGCGCCACTGTCAGGAGAAGACCTTCGTATGGAACGACAAGCTGGGTCGCTATTGGGAGGCTCGTGACTTCGCACCAGAGGAGGAGCTACGCCAGATGAAAGGCACATGGGCAGACTTCAACCGCTACAAGCAGCATCCGGAACTCTATGGCTACGGCTATCTTAACGCTATACCCGCACAGCACTGCGCACTGATAGAGATGTATCGTGCCTATAACAATGAAGACTGGGTGTGGGCACCTTATTATTCCGTGCATAAGCAGCTGGCAGGCCTCATCGACATTGCTACTTATATCGATGATAAGGCTACAGCAGAGAAGGCGCTGCTAATAGCTAAAGACATGGGGCTGTGGGTTTGGAACAGACTGCACTACCGCACATTCGTAAAGAGCGACGGAAACCAGGGAGAACGACGTGAGAAACCGGGTAACCGTTATGAGATGTGGAACATGTACATTGCCGGTGAAGTGGGCGGTATGGCTGAGTCGCTGGCACGTCTGTCGGAGATGACTGGCACGAAGGAAGAGCGCACCCGTCTGCTGGAGGCCGCCACCTACTTCGACAGCCCAGCCTTCTTCGACCCTTTGGCAAAAAATATAGATGCTATCCGCACACGACATGCCAACCAGCACATACCGATGGTGACGGGAGCTCTGCGTGCTTTCCGTGGTAACAACAATCCCTACTATTACAACCTCGCAGAGAACTTCTGGACAATGATTCAAGGTCGCTACCGCTATGCCATGGGTGGTGTGGGCAACGGCGAGATGTTCCGTCAGCCTTATTCACAGATTACATCGATGGCAAACAATGTCAGCACATGGGGCGGACACATCACGCCGGAATCGACCATCAACGAGACTTGCTGTGCCTATAACCTGGCGAAGCTGACAAAAGACCTTAACGGTTTCAACCCCGATGATGCACGCTACATGGACTACTATGAACGGGTGCTCTACAACCAGATTGTCGGTTCGGTGAACCCCCGACGCTATCAGACGGTCTATCAGTATGCTGTAGGACTCAACGCTTCAAAGCCTTGGGGCAACGAGACACCGCAGGCTACCTGCTGTGGCGGCACTGGTGTGGAAAACCATGTAAAATATCAGGAGGCAGCTTATTTTACTTCCCCAAGCCCCTCCGAGGAAGGGGAGACCCCAACGTTATGGGTGACTCTATATATGCCTACAACAGCTCATTGGGCTGCACAGGGTGTGACCATCAAACAGGAGTGCGAGTGGCCGGCCGAGAAGAGCAAGATAAAGATTGTTCAGAATAATCAGAACTCCAAGATTATAGTCAAGCTCCGTGTTCCTTATTGGGCTACCGATGGCTTTGACGTGAAGCTAAACGGTAAAAGCATCGCCAAACACTATCAGCCGTCAAGCTACGTGGAGATTCCTGCACGCAAATGGAAAGATAAAGATGTCATCGAGGTAGTGATGCCATTTACCAAACACTTGGACTTCGGACCCGACAAGATGGAGACTGCACCTGCATATGAACCTGATGGCAAAACAGAATACACCCCGATGTGGACTGGTGCTTTCATGTATGGACCACTGGTGATGGCCACCACAGGAATTAACAACTGGGACGAGGCAACCATCAACGTAAAACCCGACCTGAGCGACGTGACACTTAATGGAGCAAAACAAGGCAAGGGCTATGATGCCAATCTCTACACAATGGAATGGAACGGACGCATGTTCTTCCCCGACTATGCCAGCGATGAACACACCACCCATTACTTCCGCATGAACATACCTGCAGACCCTGCAGCCATCAGTGCTTTAGGAAGTGCTGCCGCCAATATCGATCGTTCACAGTTGTATGAGTTACTCCTCATAGCCAAAAAGCGCAGTGACGAGCAGAAGGCATGGAACGCCATGACAGTTAAAGTGCCTGAATATGCACCATGGGCAAAACATGGTTTCGCCAGACTTTTAGAGCAGACCGTCAAAGCACAGACGGTGCTAAATGCTGCTGAAGGAGAGTATTCACAGGAAGAGATTGACAAGACTGCCGGTCAGCTGAATGCTGTTATAAACAATATGCGTCCAGGCAACCTCGCCGAACTGGAGGACATGCAAGAGCTGATGCAGCTGCTCGACAAGACAAAAAAGCAACCCGACTATCGCAGCAATGCAGCCACAGCAGAGGCCGTGGACTTTGCTGGAATGGTAATCCGCTATGTCAGCAACGGCAGCGGCACACTCGACATGATTGACAGGGCCGAGAGACAATTGAAAGAGACTAATAAAGAATAA
- a CDS encoding CotH kinase family protein has protein sequence MALISAVQSFSQDFSRIYTHQQGTTWCQPLVTTNTDNITGSSDRKQLLFNMTDGMTVPFDIASIDSVVFSDAIADELESKNHYKVFQLFVNTADGTDITSREEYKQCYMSLNADGAYADFSASAQIRGRGNSSFLWYDKKPLRLKLDSKHKMLGVAKAKNWVLLANYRDVTDLMNTFVFEMGRALGLPFTNNTRYVELFVNGDYRGIYQLTEQIQQNKNRVAVSDERGILLSLDVDDGPGENPNSDDNFWSEVYQMPCCVKYPDDEAFTANTVDSVRTVFAELEQAIKSKNYAVVEQLLDIPSFIKYLQIQEFIYNVELSAPRSIYLHKDGDGKWVMGPLWDFDAGYDFDWSTMTTGHNYFSRFDETVMGSNPYKRNGNYNYVPQFFTDLFGCKEFVEQYKAQWAACKDTIVTHAWAECMKYVEEMRSSGAIDREFKRWPIAGKTFDTEVEKMHEWLKNRLVHMNYLIAAIPEPADVVPTTNEKLCGTIKTSVDMNWFSGFSQANKVTVNKQRVAHLMGINANQLQDSELSIVPLNSDGSEGQNHTNGTFGGWFDEDGNPGYFVDGHVYIEVFEDLWKWSCGLYQYNCYDDSHTVTMQYQYSYEGTLLKVNIEVNVNIKMQ, from the coding sequence ATGGCACTTATTTCCGCTGTGCAATCTTTCTCTCAGGATTTCTCACGAATCTACACCCATCAGCAGGGCACCACATGGTGTCAGCCGCTGGTGACCACTAATACTGACAATATTACTGGTAGTAGTGACCGTAAGCAGTTGTTGTTCAATATGACTGACGGCATGACCGTTCCCTTCGATATTGCTTCTATTGACAGCGTCGTCTTTTCCGATGCCATTGCAGATGAGTTGGAGTCGAAGAACCATTACAAAGTATTCCAGCTGTTTGTCAATACCGCCGATGGCACCGACATCACATCGCGTGAAGAGTATAAGCAGTGCTATATGTCGCTTAATGCCGATGGAGCCTATGCCGACTTCTCTGCATCAGCCCAGATTCGTGGCCGTGGTAACAGTTCTTTTCTTTGGTATGATAAGAAGCCGTTGCGCCTGAAGCTCGACAGCAAGCACAAGATGCTGGGTGTGGCGAAGGCAAAGAATTGGGTGTTGCTGGCTAACTACCGTGATGTCACCGATCTTATGAACACGTTTGTCTTCGAGATGGGACGCGCCCTTGGACTGCCTTTCACTAACAACACGCGTTATGTAGAGCTGTTTGTCAATGGCGACTACCGAGGCATCTATCAGCTAACTGAGCAGATACAGCAGAACAAGAACCGTGTGGCTGTCAGCGATGAGCGCGGCATATTGCTATCGCTTGATGTTGACGACGGTCCCGGCGAGAATCCTAATTCTGACGACAATTTCTGGAGTGAGGTCTATCAGATGCCTTGCTGCGTGAAATATCCCGATGATGAGGCATTCACAGCAAACACCGTTGACAGCGTGCGCACCGTCTTTGCCGAACTCGAACAAGCCATCAAGTCTAAGAACTACGCTGTGGTGGAACAGTTGCTCGACATTCCCTCGTTCATCAAGTATCTTCAGATTCAGGAGTTTATATATAATGTAGAGCTCTCCGCTCCCCGTTCCATATATCTCCATAAAGATGGCGACGGCAAGTGGGTGATGGGTCCGTTGTGGGACTTCGATGCCGGCTATGACTTCGACTGGAGCACGATGACCACAGGACATAACTATTTCTCTCGTTTCGACGAGACGGTCATGGGTAGTAATCCCTACAAGCGCAATGGCAACTACAACTATGTGCCACAGTTCTTTACCGACCTCTTCGGATGTAAAGAGTTTGTTGAGCAGTATAAGGCGCAGTGGGCAGCCTGCAAGGACACTATCGTTACTCATGCCTGGGCAGAGTGTATGAAGTATGTCGAAGAGATGCGCTCCTCTGGTGCTATAGACCGTGAGTTCAAACGCTGGCCAATTGCCGGTAAGACGTTCGATACCGAGGTGGAGAAGATGCACGAGTGGCTGAAGAACCGTCTTGTCCACATGAACTATCTCATTGCTGCTATCCCTGAACCTGCTGATGTTGTTCCCACAACCAATGAGAAGCTATGCGGCACCATTAAGACCAGTGTTGATATGAACTGGTTCAGCGGCTTCTCTCAGGCAAATAAGGTGACGGTCAACAAGCAGCGAGTGGCTCATCTCATGGGTATCAATGCCAATCAGTTGCAGGATTCTGAACTGTCTATCGTACCGCTTAACAGCGACGGCTCCGAGGGGCAGAACCATACCAACGGCACCTTTGGCGGATGGTTCGATGAAGACGGCAATCCCGGTTATTTCGTTGACGGCCATGTATATATTGAGGTGTTCGAAGATTTGTGGAAATGGTCGTGCGGTCTCTATCAGTACAACTGCTACGACGACAGCCACACCGTTACTATGCAGTATCAGTATTCCTACGAAGGCACGCTGCTTAAGGTTAACATCGAAGTAAATGTAAACATTAAAATGCAATAA
- a CDS encoding DUF6055 domain-containing protein — MKKLFTLVMLLCSFAVSTFAQKTVYIPNEWRNPWPSDSLLYAESDPEGKYTWSKTRSMESDNVILFWDKYYTKNPKELSKSDFYYVDMDYLLSQCEEYYQLESTRLGFVDPETSNVKKYKIMVLMNHTQTWTCYGGGYDFMVPALWLNPSTCKPVGSAVAHEVGHSFHYMCFAEHSGHKDSDSDNTGFHLSNGNGQTIWETTANWQSLHSFPQEFFDMSYMSSIYNRSHNYAFSHEWHRYQAFPFLTYLCEKYNDITTVAQVWNTPMTGQSRGKGSDFNQALMKCKNLSVSDIYKLHFDFACHAVTWDMEFCKPYRQSYHIGNYVYRCVLNDNDEYQVALASCPQSTGYNVIPLQTPAVGTEVKVNLTGLAPGAELLDIDPGEYLNGESNYVKLEADANGKRCYQTAKAGSPAWRGFRMGYVALMADGTTQYFSEDKIYCQGRGVKTESYAMTVPEGVSRLWLVVAPALTNYITHRWDDKIADDDMWPYSFTLEGTDLGTDATIYAAPTLDGRDVADITFTYDVTFPADASNYSGTTFSVNGRPGAALGTAFQYDMSKLTSKMQAWDERGPQTGKIMFYALTPNGELASSGSTANGYGHWFSAGGNVTSYGSGYIFSEFVPSLLAFTIGQKPGACRTGDKYTIRQALRYQSKRNKFNNATFIFNVTIGGTTGSATLRSMDYTDPRIQGVSTLSTAGNGETPTIYNIKGQRLIAPQQGLNIINGQKFLVR; from the coding sequence ATGAAAAAGCTATTTACCCTTGTGATGCTTCTCTGCTCATTTGCAGTGAGCACCTTTGCACAGAAGACCGTGTACATCCCCAACGAGTGGCGCAACCCATGGCCAAGCGACTCGCTGCTCTATGCTGAGAGCGACCCCGAAGGCAAGTACACCTGGTCGAAGACACGCTCTATGGAGAGCGACAACGTCATCCTCTTCTGGGACAAGTACTACACCAAGAACCCAAAAGAACTGTCTAAGAGCGACTTCTACTATGTCGATATGGACTATCTGCTGAGCCAGTGTGAAGAGTACTACCAGTTGGAGAGCACCCGACTGGGCTTCGTGGATCCTGAGACATCCAATGTGAAGAAATACAAGATCATGGTGCTTATGAACCACACCCAAACGTGGACATGCTACGGTGGCGGCTACGACTTCATGGTGCCCGCGTTGTGGCTGAACCCTTCAACATGTAAGCCCGTAGGCTCTGCTGTTGCTCATGAGGTAGGCCACTCGTTCCACTATATGTGTTTCGCTGAGCATAGCGGTCACAAGGACTCTGACAGCGACAACACCGGCTTCCACCTCTCTAATGGCAACGGACAGACCATTTGGGAGACAACAGCCAACTGGCAATCGCTCCATAGTTTCCCTCAGGAGTTCTTCGACATGAGTTATATGTCGTCGATTTACAACCGCAGCCATAACTACGCTTTCTCCCACGAGTGGCATCGCTATCAGGCTTTCCCGTTCCTCACCTATCTTTGTGAGAAATACAACGACATCACCACCGTGGCACAGGTGTGGAACACCCCTATGACGGGTCAGAGCCGTGGCAAGGGCTCCGACTTCAATCAGGCTCTGATGAAATGTAAGAATTTGTCTGTCAGCGACATCTACAAGCTCCACTTCGACTTCGCATGCCATGCCGTGACATGGGACATGGAGTTCTGCAAGCCCTATCGTCAGTCTTATCACATCGGTAACTATGTCTATCGTTGTGTGCTCAACGATAACGACGAATATCAAGTGGCACTGGCCAGCTGTCCACAGAGCACAGGCTATAATGTCATTCCTCTACAGACACCTGCTGTTGGCACAGAGGTGAAGGTCAACCTCACCGGTCTGGCTCCCGGAGCTGAACTCCTTGACATCGACCCAGGCGAATATCTCAATGGCGAGTCAAACTATGTGAAGCTCGAAGCTGACGCAAACGGTAAGCGCTGCTATCAGACAGCTAAGGCTGGCAGCCCCGCATGGCGCGGCTTCCGCATGGGCTATGTTGCACTGATGGCCGACGGCACTACTCAGTATTTCTCTGAAGACAAGATCTATTGTCAGGGACGTGGTGTGAAGACCGAGTCTTATGCTATGACCGTTCCCGAGGGTGTGAGCCGTCTGTGGCTCGTCGTTGCTCCAGCCCTCACTAATTATATCACTCACCGCTGGGACGATAAGATTGCCGATGATGACATGTGGCCCTACAGCTTCACACTTGAAGGCACCGACCTCGGCACTGATGCCACCATCTATGCCGCTCCAACGCTCGATGGTCGCGATGTAGCCGACATCACTTTTACCTATGATGTCACCTTCCCTGCCGATGCCAGCAACTACAGCGGCACCACCTTCTCTGTCAACGGTCGTCCAGGAGCTGCTCTCGGCACCGCTTTCCAGTATGACATGTCCAAGCTCACCAGTAAGATGCAGGCGTGGGACGAGCGTGGACCTCAGACAGGAAAGATAATGTTCTATGCCCTTACCCCCAATGGCGAACTGGCAAGCAGCGGCTCTACCGCCAACGGCTATGGTCACTGGTTCAGTGCTGGCGGCAATGTCACTTCCTATGGCTCCGGCTATATCTTCTCAGAGTTCGTTCCTTCACTACTTGCGTTTACCATCGGTCAGAAACCTGGCGCCTGCAGGACTGGTGACAAATACACCATCCGTCAGGCACTGCGCTATCAGTCGAAGCGAAACAAGTTCAACAACGCCACTTTCATCTTCAATGTCACCATTGGCGGTACTACCGGCTCGGCAACACTGCGTTCAATGGATTATACCGACCCGAGAATTCAGGGCGTCAGCACACTCTCAACAGCAGGCAACGGTGAGACTCCCACCATCTATAACATCAAGGGACAGCGTCTGATTGCTCCTCAGCAGGGGCTGAACATCATCAATGGACAGAAATTTCTCGTAAGATAA
- a CDS encoding family 43 glycosylhydrolase, producing MQAADNDSPRWNTPGAGNPFIPGYFADPTIRKFTVNDANGKPRDVFFLYATTDGTGNGYGPAQVWASYDFRNWQNIVMNWPVTEVVWAPDVVQQPDGSFRYYYCRPCEVIVGESKSPIGPWRNILGTKPDAVFVPDRFVHNAITLDPQLFRDDDGQEYLYFCTWGIYKDFGCGVAKVNGKTLGEKKLILNTELKDIFEAPYVFKRNGIYYFTYSSGSCHDDTYRVQYATSKVGPMGPFEYKGCILKTNADQTVHGPGHHSILKEGDRYYIVYHRHNLPRSVHGFNRQVCIDEMKFDAEGNILPIEPTHTGLSLNSPLERDLSFGAKVTASSYYDEWFKPEYAVDDNNATLWKARGTNWGQGGRGGKPEWLQIDLGKKHTFTEIWTQFEYPTFFYQYKIETSLDDKQWTLFSDRTQNTTQGSPMIDYLPLTPSEGVGTGKTKKRNVKARYIRITITDTQKNGHIPAIWNVRVWKEAPELPYSEETARGNASYPGMHKKDVETEERMNAHRAAYLLNISDAARHEMSPFDVDHLTTPAGITFHANKSLRARIKDGRWALFFNGSQHLSSDQPLSRLYSYNAAYTISLWALQTEPDAVETVVSLSSSRADLATTELRLGTDPRTGLVNHNGSFESYGAPETVRSAVGQWHHWLLTFDGWMERVYRDGELVHEQNNFIMVRPEGRITIGGDADGANHFKGYISEVRILPRATTAEEAKENFERSKDASLPSLGDDDFDESDPDSRFTLSPTMKKVFSQDEARLSAQTADFNNDPLHNGATILKEVEGDFVLMAHLSDMEGLQTHSVKGYNEAGIFLREELATATDSVQASNAVANSKLSTLNSPLIHLGVFPLYNCGNMLTVLSPQGRPQFPNSKGYDFDPILQFERRGNQLFARTSRDGVKWTNMPGSPIEVSSKKLSLGIYQTTYTPTTSWAILKDIVIYQ from the coding sequence ATGCAGGCAGCTGATAACGATAGCCCGCGCTGGAATACTCCTGGTGCGGGCAATCCGTTTATACCCGGCTATTTCGCCGACCCGACAATCCGTAAGTTCACCGTCAACGACGCTAATGGTAAGCCTCGCGACGTATTTTTCCTATATGCTACTACTGACGGTACTGGCAACGGCTACGGACCGGCACAGGTATGGGCCTCCTACGACTTCCGTAACTGGCAGAACATAGTAATGAACTGGCCTGTGACGGAAGTGGTGTGGGCACCCGATGTAGTACAACAGCCTGACGGCTCCTTCCGTTACTACTACTGTCGTCCCTGCGAGGTTATAGTAGGCGAGAGCAAGTCGCCTATCGGACCTTGGCGCAACATCTTGGGTACAAAGCCCGATGCCGTGTTTGTGCCCGACCGCTTTGTCCACAACGCCATCACCCTTGACCCACAGTTGTTTCGCGACGATGACGGCCAAGAGTATCTCTACTTCTGCACTTGGGGCATCTACAAGGACTTCGGCTGTGGCGTTGCGAAGGTCAACGGCAAGACACTGGGTGAGAAGAAACTCATACTCAATACCGAGCTGAAGGACATCTTTGAGGCTCCATACGTATTCAAGCGTAACGGCATTTATTATTTTACTTATAGCAGCGGATCCTGTCACGATGACACCTACCGCGTACAGTATGCCACATCAAAGGTGGGACCGATGGGTCCCTTCGAATATAAGGGCTGCATACTCAAGACCAATGCCGACCAGACCGTCCATGGTCCCGGCCACCACAGCATCTTGAAGGAGGGTGACCGCTACTACATTGTCTATCACCGCCACAATCTCCCTCGCTCTGTACATGGCTTCAACCGTCAGGTATGCATTGACGAGATGAAGTTCGATGCCGAAGGTAACATCCTACCGATTGAGCCAACCCATACTGGTCTTAGTTTAAACTCTCCACTAGAAAGGGACCTTTCTTTCGGTGCCAAGGTCACTGCCTCTTCTTATTACGACGAGTGGTTCAAACCCGAATATGCTGTCGATGACAACAATGCAACGCTATGGAAAGCCCGCGGCACCAACTGGGGACAGGGCGGTCGTGGCGGTAAGCCCGAGTGGTTGCAGATAGACCTTGGCAAGAAGCATACATTTACCGAGATTTGGACTCAGTTTGAATATCCCACCTTCTTCTATCAGTATAAGATAGAGACCTCGCTCGATGATAAGCAGTGGACGCTCTTCTCCGACCGCACACAGAACACCACGCAGGGTTCGCCGATGATTGATTACCTCCCCCTAACCCCCTCCGAAGGAGTGGGGACTGGTAAGACAAAGAAGCGTAATGTGAAGGCCCGATATATCCGCATCACGATTACTGACACGCAGAAGAACGGTCATATTCCCGCCATTTGGAACGTAAGGGTATGGAAGGAGGCACCTGAGCTCCCTTATAGCGAGGAGACAGCTCGTGGCAACGCTTCTTATCCAGGTATGCACAAAAAAGATGTGGAGACCGAGGAGCGAATGAACGCCCATCGTGCCGCTTATCTGCTTAACATAAGTGATGCCGCTCGTCATGAGATGTCTCCTTTCGATGTGGACCATCTCACCACGCCTGCTGGCATCACCTTCCACGCAAACAAGTCACTTCGTGCCCGCATCAAGGACGGACGCTGGGCGCTGTTCTTCAATGGTTCGCAACATCTCAGCAGCGACCAGCCATTGTCGCGTCTCTATAGCTATAACGCGGCTTATACCATCAGCCTCTGGGCATTGCAGACAGAGCCTGACGCTGTAGAGACCGTAGTCTCATTGTCATCGTCGCGTGCCGACCTTGCCACCACGGAGCTGCGTCTTGGCACCGATCCGCGCACAGGTCTTGTCAACCATAACGGCTCCTTCGAGAGCTATGGTGCGCCTGAGACTGTCAGAAGCGCTGTCGGTCAGTGGCACCATTGGTTGCTCACCTTCGATGGTTGGATGGAGCGCGTCTATCGTGATGGTGAGCTCGTTCACGAGCAGAACAACTTCATAATGGTTCGTCCCGAGGGCAGGATAACCATCGGTGGCGATGCCGACGGAGCCAACCATTTTAAGGGCTATATAAGCGAAGTGCGCATACTGCCTCGTGCTACAACAGCCGAGGAAGCGAAAGAGAACTTCGAGCGTAGTAAGGACGCCTCACTGCCTTCGCTCGGCGATGACGACTTCGACGAGAGCGATCCTGACAGTCGCTTCACGCTCTCTCCCACGATGAAGAAGGTGTTTAGTCAGGATGAGGCTCGCCTCTCTGCCCAGACCGCCGACTTCAATAATGACCCGCTCCACAATGGCGCAACAATCCTCAAGGAGGTTGAGGGCGACTTCGTCCTCATGGCCCACCTCTCTGACATGGAGGGCCTCCAGACCCATAGCGTCAAAGGCTACAACGAAGCAGGCATCTTCTTAAGAGAAGAGTTGGCTACCGCTACAGATTCTGTTCAGGCATCCAATGCTGTAGCAAACTCTAAACTCTCCACTCTAAACTCTCCACTAATCCATCTCGGAGTCTTCCCTCTCTACAATTGTGGTAACATGCTAACGGTTCTATCTCCACAGGGCCGTCCGCAGTTCCCTAATTCCAAGGGCTACGACTTCGACCCAATACTGCAGTTTGAGCGACGCGGCAACCAACTCTTCGCCCGCACCAGTCGTGATGGCGTGAAGTGGACCAACATGCCCGGTTCGCCCATCGAGGTGAGCAGCAAGAAGCTGTCGCTCGGCATTTATCAGACCACCTATACTCCCACCACGTCGTGGGCCATACTCAAAGATATCGTTATCTATCAATAA